A genomic segment from Thermothielavioides terrestris NRRL 8126 chromosome 4, complete sequence encodes:
- a CDS encoding putative mitochondrial 54S ribosomal protein MNP1: MALSCRYAARCCARQLRAGSAAATPIRASSSFLQQHHMSRRYNSTDAASANPKIAAIVDQISQLTLLETADLVASLKSRLNIPDLPVGGFAAAPAAAAAAPAAAPAEQEEEAPAAAEKTLFTVKLQSFDAAAKPKVIKEIKNLLGLSLVDSKKFVESAPKTMKESVPKDEAEKIVATMKELGAVVVME, translated from the exons ATGGCGCTGTCCTGCCGGTACGCAGCGCGGTGCTGCGCCCGTCAGCttcgcgccggcagcgctgCTGCTACCCCGATCCgcgcctcgagctccttcCTCCAGCAACACCACATGTCACGGAGGTACAACTCGACCGACGCGGCCTCCGCCAACCCCAAGATCGCCGCCATCGTCGACCAGATCAGCCAATTGACCCTGCTGGAGACGGCAGACCTCGTTGCGAGCTTGAAG TCACGCCTCAACATCCCCGATCTCCCCGTGGgcggcttcgccgccgcgcccgccgctgccgccgctgcccccgcggcagcgccagccgagcaggaggaggaggcgcccgcggcggccgagaagacGCTCTTCACCGTGAAGCTGCAGTCgttcgacgcggccgccaagCCCAAGGTCATCAAGGAGATCAAGAACCTGCTCGGCCTCAGCTTAGTAGACTCCAAGAAGTTCGTCGAGAGCGCGCCCAAGACGATGAAGGAGTCGGTACCgaaggacgaggccgagaagatcGTGGCGACGATGAAGGAGCTGGGCGCCGTGGTGGTTATGGAGTAG
- a CDS encoding histone acetyl transferase HAT1-like protein (1| histone acetyl transferase HAT1 [Glomerella graminicola M1. 001]. Contains conserved domain Hat1_N[pfam10394], This domain is the N-terminal half of the structure of histone acetyl transferase), protein MPSDDTWSTPSNDALVLSLVSPTPTGLKTVGHSFHPRFTYPIFGDSEEIFGYQKLEINLQYHASDMRPNLSVTYGKKFPAVGDTEATDVEAILREFLPEVAFQSKQDFETAVKNLPQDWSPPGELTATFSAHDQTFEVWKGSLADPAVKQLVKRIQILVPLFIEGGTQLNVDDSDANRWTVFFLYRKTATAGDAGPSPYVFAGYCTVYRFFHLRLPTPPLSPSEADLEKQLLSQDFDLDQLACRSRISQFIIIPPFQGKGLGPRLYSIIFNEYIKHPQTVEITVEDPNEAFDDLRDVADLQYLRRLPEFQELRINTDIVIPKAGMAPNNIVDKAASEAVRAKAKMVPRQFARVLEMNLLSRLPEHVRASAAKEEGGPQPTKEEQHEYRLWRLLLKKRIYQQNKDALGELEIPERIAKLEDTVTSVEFDYARLLIKAEDQQENGSAQRQESGAEKQEAARAAANGTANGKRKAAEDGEQSASKKARVEDE, encoded by the exons ATGCCCTCAGACGACACTT GGTCGACGCCGTCAAACGACGCGCTCGTGTTGTCGCTGGTATCCCCCACCCCGACCGGTCTCAAGACTGTCGGCCACAGTTTCCACCCCAGATTCACGTACCCCATCTTTGGCGACAGCGAGGAGATCTTCGGCTACCAAAAGCTCGAAATCAACCTTCAGTACCATGCGAGCGACATGCGACCAAATCTCTCCGTCACCTACGGCAAGAAGTTTCCCGCCGTAGGCGACACAGAGGCAACCGACGTCGAAGCCATCCTGCGCGAGTTCCTTCCAGAGGTCGCGTTCCAGAGCAAACAGGACTTCGAGACGGCGGTCAAGAATCTCCCGCAAGACTGGAGCCCCCCGGGCGAGTTGACCGCGACGTTCAGCGCGCATGACCAGACCTTCGAAGTTTGGAAAGGGAGTCTGGCCGACCCAGCGGTCAAGCAGCTGGTCAAGCGCATCCAGATACTTGTCCCGCTTTTCATCGAGGGCGGCACACAGCTCAACGTGGATGATTCCGACGCCAACCGCTGGACTGTCTTTTTTCTGTACCGGAAAACAGCGACCGCCGGGGATGCCGGCCCCTCGCCGTACGTCTTCGCCGGGTACTGCACGGTCTACCGCTTCTTCCACTTGCGACTGCCAACGCCGCCTCTCTCGCCTTccgaggccgacctggaGAAGCAGCTGCTCAGCCAAGATTTCGATCTTGACCAACTCGCCTGCCGCAGCAGAATCTCCCAGTTCATCATCATCCCACCCTTTCAAGGAAAGGGCCTCGGGCCCAGGCTTTACAGCATCATCTTCAACGAGTACATCAAGCACCCGCAGACGGTCGAGATAACCGTCGAGGACCCGAACGAAGCGTTCGACGACCTGCGCGACGTCGCAGACCTGCAGTATCTGCGACGGCTTCCCGAGTTTCAAGAGCTGCGCATCAACACGGACATCGTGATTCCCAAGGCGGGCATGGCGCCCAACAACATTGTCGACAAGGCGGCGTCCGAGGCGGTGCGCGCCAAAGCTAAGATGGTCCCCCGCCAATTCGCGCGGGTCCTCGAGATGAACCTCCTTTCGCGGCTTCCCGAGCACGTCCGGGCTAGCGCGGcaaaggaggagggaggcCCGCAACCGACCAAGGAAGAACAGCATGAGTACCGGCTCtggaggctgctgctgaagaagaggatataCCAGCAGAATAAGGATGCCCTGGGCGAGCTCGAGATCCCAGAACGCATTGCCAAACTCGAGGACACGGTCACCAGTGTCGAGTTCGACTATGCCCGACTTCTGATCAAGGCTGAAGATCAGCAGGAGAACGGGTCTGCGCAGCGGCAAGAGAGTGGGGCGGAGAAGCAAGAAGCGGCCAGGGCTGCCGCGAATGGCACGGCCAACGGGAAGCGCAAGGCGGCTGAGGATGGCGAGCAATCGGCCAGCAAGAAGGCGAGAGTCGAGGACGAATAA